Proteins from a genomic interval of Osmerus eperlanus unplaced genomic scaffold, fOsmEpe2.1 SCAFFOLD_795, whole genome shotgun sequence:
- the LOC134015569 gene encoding G protein-regulated inducer of neurite outgrowth 3-like, which produces MRGTEAASQNTPSETSSPVSTATPTPVTTTGIIPEKASSSESKMAAGSESKMAASSECASVGGAGGPTASQSAEGSGRSEERDPPLRHPGRQGDINAIATGGTALSRATEERSEKRDEERPPGKSRTSRETGTMTSPEREAPAWGGRGTEVGVQASVEVCDRETNTGPLLLEPDTHTASHTLANGLPATAAHSALTGLPSCHSSLSSNQETGTGDKAFSPPLICVPIGQPPFQHVCQIDIELCSQSEVRNHKQQPIKRETTRGVTKEVTQELLRPNRQGGEKEEQEEEEQKEEVQEVVWDEQGMTWEVYGACVDLESLGGAIQSHLQSRIREQEHRIRTLRKSVSSESSAGRRKKRRRRRRNVFRRVFRPCCRRTSVSA; this is translated from the coding sequence ATGAGAGGGACTGAGGCCGCATCCCAGAATACCCCGTCTGAAACCTCCAGCCCGGTCTCCACAGCAACGCCAACCCCGGTGACGACCACGGGGATCATTCCGGAAAAAGCTTCTAGCTCAGAATCAAAGATGGCCGCCGGCTCGGAATCAAAGATGGCTGCCTCCTCGGAGTGCGCGTCTGTGGGCGGGGCTGGCGGACCGACGGCATCCCAGAGTGCCGAGGGGAGCGGGAGATCGGAGGAACGCGACCCCCCGCTGAGACACCCCGGTCGCCAGGGAGACATAAATGCCATCGCCACCGGCGGCACAGCGTTGTCAAGGGcaacggaggagaggagcgagaagCGTGACGAGGagaggcctccagggaaatccaGGACGAGCAGGGAGACCGGCACCATGaccagcccagagagagaggcccctgcctggggggggagggggacggagGTGGGGGTGCAGGCCAGCGTGGAGGTGTGTGACAGGGAGACCAACACAGGCCCTCTCCTCCtagagccagacacacacacagcctcacacaccctgGCCAATGGGCTTCCCGCAACTGCAGCCCACTCTGCTCTCACTGGCCTTCCAAGCTGTCACTCAAGCCTGTCCTCCAATCAGGAGACGGGGACTGGAGACAAGGCTTTCAGCCCACCCCTGATCTGTGTTCCTATTGGCCAGCCTCCTTTCCAGCACGTCTGTCAGATAGACATCGAGCtgtgcagccaatcagaggtcaGGAACCACAAACAGCAGCCAATCAAGAGAGAGACTACCCGGGGCGTTACTAAGGAGGTGACTCAAGAGCTACTGAGGCCAAACCGTcagggtggagagaaggaggagcaggaggaggaggagcagaaggaggaggtgcaggaggtggTGTGGGATGAGCAGGGTATGACGTGGGAGGTGTACGGGGCGTGTGTGGACCTGGAGTCTTTGGGCGGGGCCATCCAGTCCCACCTGCAGAGCCGCATCCGGGAACAGGAGCACCGCATCCGCACGCTGCGCAAGTCCGTCTCCTCCGAGTCCTCAGCCGgccggaggaagaagaggaggaggaggaggaggaacgtgTTCCGCCGCGTGTTCCGTCCCTGCTGCAGGAGAACGTCTGTGTCCGCCTGA